A genomic window from Dermacentor silvarum isolate Dsil-2018 chromosome 9, BIME_Dsil_1.4, whole genome shotgun sequence includes:
- the LOC119464441 gene encoding venom metalloproteinase antarease-like TtrivMP_A isoform X1, which produces MLFVAFACGFLGITSAASFEEELVYPELLQERSESGELLLRIKDTTLRLRKSTVLADDLFVGTTVDDETEYTLWNGTSLEENLYHDSEQQSSIMLYQDDRALKVEGILSPSWRIAPLLSIERSADAPVPHKVYRVQERDPGNDLAFRDLNINIPVHKRGNKGFWRKPRKKLPKEYVAEIYLISDSHHQKQFKKNKHLIAYMAVLMNAVNVWYEGMNKPKIRTKIVGISRNKNLRNEVRTGRYLNGRETLRKFMYQAYKKLPGDPDAVYVFTEQDLAIVPPIGKPEGNLLGLASMASLCTPLKVGIGEDMAGTFNGVSTAAHEIIHILGSAHDGGEGAKWIPNNKGGEPCPWSQGYLMSYVDGGVKKYKLSPCTKAQIRGLLRIVPDNCLAETASRSMKTARKILPGQIMTAEDYCSGLFSNQGRGVPLQQPDQLKKCRMLCCLKISFGAGKCRRELVPDGMSCGRGKTCRKGICGRHALES; this is translated from the exons ATGCTTTTCGTAGCTTTCGCTTGCGGCTTTCTAGGCATAACGTCGGCAG ctTCCTTCGAAGAAGAATTAGTGTATCCAGAACTATTGCAGGAAAGGAGTGAAAGTGGAGAGCTTCTGCTACGAATAAAAGACACGACTTTACGCTTGAGGAAAAGCACGGTACTGGCAGATGATCTCTTCGTGGGTACAACCGTCGACGATGAAACTGAATACACCCTG TGGAATGGAACCAGTTTAGAAGAGAACCTGTACCATGACAGCGAGCAGCAATCATCGATTATGCTTTACCAAGATGACCGAGCATTAAAAGTG GAGGGAATACTTAGCCCTAGCTGGAGAATCGCACCACTGTTGTCGATCGAACGCTCTGCAGATGCTCCAGTACCTCACAAGGTCTACCGAGTTCAAGAAAGGGACCCTGGTAACG ATCTGGCTTTTCGGGATCTTAATATAAATATTCCTGTGCACAAGAGGGGAAATAAAGGAT TTTGGAGAAAGCCAAGGAAGAAGCTCCCGAAGGAGTACGTCGCTGAAATCTATTTAATATCCGACAGCCACCACCAGAAAcagttcaagaaaaataaacatctCATCGCCTACATGGCGGTTCTGATGAACGCA GTGAACGTATGGTATGAAGGGATGAATAAACCAAAAATTAGGACTAAAATTGTGGGAATTTCCCGAAACAAA aatctcCGAAACGAAGTAAGAACCGGCCGCTATTTGAACGGCCGCGAAACTTTGCGCAAATTCATGTACCAAGCATACAAAAAGTTGCCAGGGGATCCGGACGCCGTATACGTGTTCACCGA GCAAGACCTGGCTATTGTCCCACCCATTGGGAAACCCGAGGGAAACCTTCTCG GTCTGGCAAGCATGGCCTCCCTTTGCACTCCCTTAAAAGTCGGCATCGGCGAAGACATGGCTGGCACCTTCAATGGAGTTAGCACCGCCGCCCATGAAATTATTCACAT CTTGGGCTCAGCTCACGATGGAGGCGAAGGTGCCAAGTGGATTCCCAACAACAAGGGAGGCGAGCCATGCCCCTGGTCACAAGGATACCTGATGAGCTACGTGGATGGTGGCGTGAAGAAATACAAGCTCTCACCTTGCACCAAGGCGCAGATACGGGGGCTCCTCAG GATCGTACCAGACAACTGCTTAGCGGAAACGGCATCACGAAGTATGAAAACCGCACGCAAGATACTTCCCGGTCAAATCATGACTGCAGAAGACTACTGCAGTGGTCTATTTTCAAACCAAGGACGAGGTGTGCCACTTCAG caaccAGACCAGCTCAAAAAGTGCAGGATGCTGTGCTGCCTGAAAATATCATTCGGGGCTGGCAAGTGTCGAAGGGAACTTGTTCCTGATGGAATGAGCTGTGGACGTGGAAAA ACCTGTAGAAAAGGCATTTGCGGACGCCATGCTTTGGAATCGTGA
- the LOC119464441 gene encoding venom metalloproteinase antarease-like TfasMP_A isoform X2, translated as MLYQDDRALKVEGILSPSWRIAPLLSIERSADAPVPHKVYRVQERDPGNDLAFRDLNINIPVHKRGNKGFWRKPRKKLPKEYVAEIYLISDSHHQKQFKKNKHLIAYMAVLMNAVNVWYEGMNKPKIRTKIVGISRNKNLRNEVRTGRYLNGRETLRKFMYQAYKKLPGDPDAVYVFTEQDLAIVPPIGKPEGNLLGLASMASLCTPLKVGIGEDMAGTFNGVSTAAHEIIHILGSAHDGGEGAKWIPNNKGGEPCPWSQGYLMSYVDGGVKKYKLSPCTKAQIRGLLRIVPDNCLAETASRSMKTARKILPGQIMTAEDYCSGLFSNQGRGVPLQQPDQLKKCRMLCCLKISFGAGKCRRELVPDGMSCGRGKTCRKGICGRHALES; from the exons ATGCTTTACCAAGATGACCGAGCATTAAAAGTG GAGGGAATACTTAGCCCTAGCTGGAGAATCGCACCACTGTTGTCGATCGAACGCTCTGCAGATGCTCCAGTACCTCACAAGGTCTACCGAGTTCAAGAAAGGGACCCTGGTAACG ATCTGGCTTTTCGGGATCTTAATATAAATATTCCTGTGCACAAGAGGGGAAATAAAGGAT TTTGGAGAAAGCCAAGGAAGAAGCTCCCGAAGGAGTACGTCGCTGAAATCTATTTAATATCCGACAGCCACCACCAGAAAcagttcaagaaaaataaacatctCATCGCCTACATGGCGGTTCTGATGAACGCA GTGAACGTATGGTATGAAGGGATGAATAAACCAAAAATTAGGACTAAAATTGTGGGAATTTCCCGAAACAAA aatctcCGAAACGAAGTAAGAACCGGCCGCTATTTGAACGGCCGCGAAACTTTGCGCAAATTCATGTACCAAGCATACAAAAAGTTGCCAGGGGATCCGGACGCCGTATACGTGTTCACCGA GCAAGACCTGGCTATTGTCCCACCCATTGGGAAACCCGAGGGAAACCTTCTCG GTCTGGCAAGCATGGCCTCCCTTTGCACTCCCTTAAAAGTCGGCATCGGCGAAGACATGGCTGGCACCTTCAATGGAGTTAGCACCGCCGCCCATGAAATTATTCACAT CTTGGGCTCAGCTCACGATGGAGGCGAAGGTGCCAAGTGGATTCCCAACAACAAGGGAGGCGAGCCATGCCCCTGGTCACAAGGATACCTGATGAGCTACGTGGATGGTGGCGTGAAGAAATACAAGCTCTCACCTTGCACCAAGGCGCAGATACGGGGGCTCCTCAG GATCGTACCAGACAACTGCTTAGCGGAAACGGCATCACGAAGTATGAAAACCGCACGCAAGATACTTCCCGGTCAAATCATGACTGCAGAAGACTACTGCAGTGGTCTATTTTCAAACCAAGGACGAGGTGTGCCACTTCAG caaccAGACCAGCTCAAAAAGTGCAGGATGCTGTGCTGCCTGAAAATATCATTCGGGGCTGGCAAGTGTCGAAGGGAACTTGTTCCTGATGGAATGAGCTGTGGACGTGGAAAA ACCTGTAGAAAAGGCATTTGCGGACGCCATGCTTTGGAATCGTGA